A stretch of Cynocephalus volans isolate mCynVol1 chromosome 9, mCynVol1.pri, whole genome shotgun sequence DNA encodes these proteins:
- the LOC134385820 gene encoding putative tripartite motif-containing protein 61, with translation MAFATSLAELQAEASCPICLDYLRDPVTTDCGHNFCHSCIHQCWEDLQHIFPCPFCLHYCPDNSLKRNTQLCHMTDIVKQLPTTRRKRRRQEEKALCEQHSQVLDLFCETDLELLCPQCRVSSDHQDHLLMPIAQAAAGHRRKLKSYIEPLREQVEDAEMRYEVQESKSFEYSEQQPDPSEQESGHRAPHIQR, from the exons ATGGCCTTTGCAACCTCTCTGGCCGAGCTCCAAGCAGAGGCCAGCTGCCCCATCTGCCTGGACTACCTGAGAGACCCAGTGACCACTGACTGTGGGCACAACTTCTGTCACTCCTGCATCCACCAGTGCTGGGAAGACCTGCAGCACATCTTCCCTTGTCCTTTCTGCCTCCACTATTGCCCTGACAACAGCCTCAAGAGGAACACTCAGTTGTGCCACATGACTGACATTGTTAAGCAGCTTCCCACCacgaggaggaagaggaggcggCAGGAAGAGAAAGCCCTGTGTGAGCAGCACAGTCAGGTGCTGGACCTGTTCTGTGAGACGGACCTGGAGCTCTTGTGTCCCCAGTGCAGGGTCTCCTCCGACCACCAGGATCACCTCCTGATGCCCATTGCGCAGGCTGCAGCGGGTCACAGGAGGAAGCTCAAGAGCTACATTGAACCCCTGAGGGAGCAAGTGGAAGATGCAGAAATGAGATATGAAGTGCAAGAGTCAAAATCTTTTGAA TACAgcgagcaacagccagaccccagtGAACAGGagagtggccaccgggcaccacatatCCAaaggtag
- the LOC134385819 gene encoding putative tripartite motif-containing protein 61 — protein MALAAFLAELQAEASCPMCLDYLRDPVTTDCGHNFCGSCIRQCWEDLQDVFPCPVCLHHCPDYSLKRNPQLCHMSDIVKQLPTTRSKRRRQEEKALCEQHSQVLDLFCEKDLELLCPQCRVTTEHRDHLLMPIEQAAASLRKRLKSYIEPLRKQTEDAEMGRDAQLSTSIALRTKVENWRGELHSQWEQLRQLLAKKQEADFLDLLMEEKDVTEKLSKNSTVLSQHISTLRSLLSEMNERCAQSDMELLTGIETIYSRYENLKSPAVIPCELKTPSSCLPPQYIGLQKVIDAFKAELTLDPETAHPNLRRQKRCRLWKENTERSFQSQEIYVLPRCPEC, from the coding sequence ATGGCCTTAGCAGCCTTCCTAGCTGAGCTCCAGGCAGAGGCCAGCTGCCCCATGTGCCTGGATTACCTGAGGGACCCAGTGACCACTGACTGCGGGCACAACTTCTGTGGCTCCTGCATCCGCCAGTGCTGGGAAGACCTGCAGGACGTCTTCCCCTGTCCCGTCTGCCTCCACCACTGCCCTGACTACAGCCTCAAGAGGAACCCCCAGCTGTGCCACATGAGTGACATTGTTAAGCAGCTTCCCACCACGAGGAGCAAGAGGAGGCGGCAGGAAGAGAAAGCCCTGTGTGAGCAGCACAGTCAGGTGCTGGACCTGTTCTGTGAGAAGGACCTGGAGCTCTTGTGTCCCCAGTGCAGGGTCACAACTGAGCACCGGGATCACCTCCTCATGCCCATTGAGCAAGCTGCAGCTTCTCTCAGAAAGAGGCTGAAAAGCTACATCGAGCCCCTGAGGAAGCAAACAGAAGATGCTGAGATGGGGAGAGATGCCCAACTCTCAACCTCCATTGCGTTGAGGACAAAGGTGGAAAACTGGAGGGGGGAGTTGCACTCTCAATGGGAACAGCTCAGGCAGCTACTGGCAAAGAAGCAAGAGGCCGATTTTTTGGATTTACTGATGGAAGAGAAGGATGTTACAGAAAAACTAAGTAAAAACAGCACTGTACTTTCTCAACATATTTCTACACTAAGAAGTCTTCTAAGTGAAATGAACGAAAGGTGTGCACAGTCTGACATGGAGTTACTGACAGGTATTGAGACCATTTACAGCAGATATGAAAACCTGAAAAGCCCAGCCGTGATTCCATGTGAATTAAAGACCCCGAGCAGCTGTCTCCCTCCACAGTACATCGGCCTGCAGAAAGTGATCGACGCGTTTAAGGCGGAGTTGACACTAGATCCTGAGACTGCCCATCCCAATCTCAGAAGACAGAAAAGGTGTCGCCTATGGAAAGAGAACACAGAACGTTCCTTCCAATCCCAGGAGATTTACGTCCTACCCCGCTGTCCTGAGTGCTGA